The Arachis ipaensis cultivar K30076 chromosome B03, Araip1.1, whole genome shotgun sequence region AGTGGATTtagaacttccaatggaggcgtGAGCTGTTCCAATGGGAGCTGGAAATTGTGAATCAATTACACGATACTCTGCGACCAGTTAAACTATCTAGTGAAAGAGAGGATAGAGTGGTCTGGAAGTTTGACAAACAAAGTGTATTTTCTAcaaactcatttgtgcaggtattACAGGCGAAAACACTTCCGGATGACATAACAAGCTATAGCTTTACCAAGACTATTTGGAAAGGGTTAGTCCCTCCTAGAGTTGAGCTGTTTGCTTGGTTTGTTTTGATAGGCAGGGTGAACACAAAGGAAATGTTATCTTGACTTGGAATTGTTAATTAGGATGAGAATGTGTGTGTGTTATGTAGTAAGGATGTCGAATATGTCCACCACTTGTTCCTTGGCTGTGAATTTTCTttgcaggtgtggtgtgcttagTTATCTGATTTTGGCATACCTTGGTCCGTTCCGAGTTCTCTGAAGGAACACTTTCAAAGCTGGACAGGTGCTACATATAGGAAAGAAGAGTGTAAAAAATGGTTCGTAAGCTTCTTCGCAATTGTGTGGAACGTCTGGTTAGAAAGGAACCGGGGGTTGTTTCAGAATAAAGCAAAATGTGCTGAAGACATCATCAACTTGTCGATTCTGAATTACAGGGAGTGGAGGCGTGAAGATCCCTTTGATTGTTGATAGCAATGCCGGAGATACTGGGATAATTTGTATGGATTACTATGTAGGATTTACAACAGGTGTTGTTTTCGTAGTTTCTTACTTGTTCGCTCCACGTTTTGTGTTGAGCtactttgtttcaaaaaaaaagaagttagaaGGAGTAAATGGTTAAATTTATCCTAAAAGATTATTTGTTCTGCAAATTAGTCTCTGaaagattttttaattaaatttaatcttAGAAAATTTTAACTTAATCACATTGGTCATTCTATGACTTTTTTTATTGATGATGTCAAAATTTGCTAATGTGACACGTCAAGTGACACCACAATATACACCTAagagtcttaattgactattaacataaaCTTAAGGTGAGGGAAAAACTTAAGGCATTAAAATTCTTCAATTTAtgattgatttgatataatttcataaacttatcataCTAGCTACCAATTAAAATTACTAGGTTTGTATTGTGATGTCACTTAACGTGTCACATGATAATCTTTGCATTACTAGGTGTGTGTTGTGACTCACATTAAAGAATAAATGACTTTTCATGGACTAATCTAACtatttattcaaattaaaaatacttAAAAACTAAAGAAGTTTATATTTTTAACCTAAAAGGATAAATGTTCTAATACAATATTATATTTACATCAACGCAATGAAAGAAAGTCATCTTGCTTTGACTCCGTTGAACCCGATTCAACTGCAGTGGCCATTTCTGTCAATTACATTTGAAAATGAAGTTATGAGGTGAAATTCTACCCAGTATTGAACATAGACAATCCAAACCGGGTATGTTTTATTGGTAATTAGTGGTAGTATACTAAGCCTATCAAAAAGGTAATAGTATACTAAGTACATTAAAATGAATATTTTGGTTCAATAGGTCCTAAGTTGGCGAAAGCTAGTGCACTCTAGGTAAAGTAGGGAGTGCAACACTTTTTAAAAGTTAACCTGCTATCAAAAGTAAttaggtaaattaaatttatttattattattattttttttgtcatgggCTGAACAAACAAACCGGCACTAACAAAAAAAACTAATTCGCTCGTTTAACAAAGGACTATCTTTAAACCAAAAAAGTACTCAGAAAAATTTGATCGACTTCCTCCGTTATTCTGTTATTGTTGATGTGATGTCTTCAAGCATTTTCACTGTTTTGTTTGCTAGCAGGTGCTTCCACTATTGTTCTGTCTAGCCACAGATTTTGACGCTCTTGAACCCACCCCCATTCCACATCTACCATAAATGAACCTTCAAAGCCCGAAAAATTGCTGCCATAGAAAAGGAAGATGCTGTCTGTCGCCACTGCTGGTTGGCTAACTCCAAACGTAAAACTGATTCTGTAGAAGAATCCGGTCTCCATGAAAGGCGCCATGATTCTCAGATGACAAcgcaatcaaagcacaaaatacatgacagttacaacaagtccattatcttttatttcaaattatcctcaacgtgtacgtaatagaatgaaaaattaaaatacaattatatttaaacaattatttgtattatttttattaatttattcaaaattttgaaCTTCAGCCTAATATctgaaatttacaaaaaaaatctaaaacttaTCAAAAAATGATTAACCTGATTAACAGGTTACCTTTTTAAATTCAgaccattcaaataaaatataataaatgaagAGTTTAAATTTACAAATTCACAAAGTGTGCAGCACTCTATACTTAGCAAGGAACGTTTAAGGATGAGCCTCCTAAGTTTCATAAATATGATTTATGATAGGAGGTAGAATGATATCGTTTGAGACACTCATGCGGCATCCGCCACGGAATAAATCAGGAATGCGATCGTGTAATTACTAATTACCACCACAGCATTCCTAGTTTACAGTCGTTGAATCTGCTTAGTGTGGTGTTGGGCCCCCACACAAATCcaacatcaaaattcaaaacatTGGAATTCTCCTTCTCTGGCACTCGTGTTCCACTTGCACGCGCTCTCAGTCTCTCACCCTAATATGCTGCCTTTGCAATTTTGCATCTCATCTTATTAACTAATAATGACATTTAATTTAGCTAGCTCCATTAGGAACCCGGGAGGAGAGATTGCAATATGCATGCTTCTCTCCTCTTTCATTCAAACACCTGTCCCCTGATTATCTTCTTCCccctttactcttttattttttgttcaaTCACATTCAATCTTAAAATTGCATTGGTCATTCCCTAATCCCAGAACTAGAGCCCCACTTTCCCTTTGCTAAACTCAATTTAAGAATGAAAGATCCGGAGAAGATAATTTGGGAACACGCTAGGAGCCCCAAATCCGGCACCCCTCTAGGTGGCGCCGCCGCCTCACAGCACAGAACATTGCCCAAGCTTCTGGTTCTGCTTATCCTCTTCGTTTCAGTCACCTACGTCGTCTACACACTCAAGCTCCTCACCACCTCACGTGACTGTCACGAGCCCCCATTCTCCACCCACACCCACATCCTCTCAGGAATAGGACTAACCGCAATCCCCACCATCAATGCCACCGCCTCCACCCTCAGGCTCTTGAACCGCACCTCCGCCGTCACTCGCCGCGAATCTCGGGAAACCGCCACCGACCAGACACAGCTCCGCCACGTTGTCTTCGGGATCGCGGCCTCGTCGAAGCTCTGGGAGAAGAGGAAGAACTACATCAAGCTATGGTACAAGGCGAGCGAGATGCGCGGCGTGGTGTGGCTGGACAACAAGGTTAGCTCCGGCGGGATGGGAGAGGGGCTGCCGCCGGTGAGAATCTCGGGCGACACTTCGAAGTTCTCGTACACGAACAAGCAGGGACACCGTTCGGCGATCAGGATCTCGCGGATCGTGTCGGAGACGCTGGCGATGGGAATGGAGAACGTGCGGTGGTTCGTGATGGGGGACGACGACACCGTTTTCGTGACGGAGAATCTAATTAGGGTTCTGAGGAAGTACGATCACAACCAGTTCTACTACATTGGGAGCTTATCGGAGAGCCACCTTCAGAACATATACTTCTCTTACGGCATGGCCTACGGCGGCGGAGGGTTCGCCATCAGCTACCCTCTGGCGAAGGCCCTCCAGACAATGCAAGACCGCTGCATTCNNNNNNNNNNNNNNNNNNNNNNNNNNNNNNNNNNGTCTTATCGTTTTCACTGTGATAATATGATACGTGGTTTCCTGTCTCTGTTTTGCTTCTATTTACCACGGGATGGGATTTGCTCATTTGCATGAGTTTGTCGGCATTATTTTGGTTTGGTGGGAGTGGGACtctatttttctaatttcaaaaagttttcgaatccattcttttttattaatatttcgaTTTTAAGGAGAATTGCCTGGGACTCGGATGCTCTGGATTTTCTTTTTCGGCCtcaaatattagttttcattgtatgtttattaattttaatttaattaaaaaatgataGTGAATTTATAATACTTTAATTAGTTGAGAGAAAAGGTTGGTTCCTGTTTGTGGACCCTtggattgattgattgaattCAATAGGAGACTGATTTGGGTTTAGGCCTTTAGGGGGCTGGGCCCTTACGGGCTCGGTGAGTGTTGTGGGGTCCAGTGATGGGAGCAGCTGTGGATGGGGTTGAAAAACTGGGTTACCCATGCATGGCAGCATAGGTCCCCCAAAATAATATGCTAGTGTTGTGTTTGTGCCTTTTGTGTCGGTGCTTCATGGCATTCAATTTTCTTCTGTGCCCTCCATACGCATTCATCTTCCCTTTGCGCATTAACCCATAACCATAATGGTATTCACTCTGTAAAGATTAAGTGGAAAAAGGACATGTTGAGGATAATCTAACACGTAGATATAAATCTCCcgttattgttttattttcttcttttcttttgcctATTAGTTCATTACAGACACAATTGGACTTAGAGGTATTCATGAGCATCGTGTACttgaaccgaaccaattaaattaatTCTGAAAGCAATAGATAATCGGTATAACCCGAACTGAACCGATAACACTCTATTACTTTATTCGGGTAATGGTTCTCCGAGTGCAGAATCTGAACTGACTCATAAACCCAAAtcctttattaattaaattaaaaaacatataaatttaaaatatatatatttataacttTTACTGATTATTAACCTAATCCTAAACTCATTGTAGCCTCCCCAGTTCCCACCCACACCCATCGTATTTCTCTCCCAAAAGAAGAACCCTAGCAAAGCTTCCTCATCGTTACTCACCCTAGCAAATCGGTGGCAGCTTCCTCTCTGTCAACGTCTTTGTTTAGTGTCTTCGTCAGCGTCGTCTCTGTCAGCAGCATCGACGTCTTCGTTAGCATTGTATTCTCCGGAGCGTCGTCATCTTCGTCAGGGTCGTCTTCACCGCCGACTCTTCTTCTACTTCAATGCTTCAGAAATCTTCTTTTGCTTTAGTGCTTCAGCAATCTTCCTCATTTTCAATTTGTTCTCTTTCATTTTTTGTGAATCTAATTGTTAAATTTTGTCAGTTTGTTTGTGTTATTAATGAATTTTTGTGAGTCTGTTTGTGAATTTGTTAGTTAATTTTTGTAAATCTGTTGGTTTAGGGTTGATATTCTGTGAATCTGAAAAAAGAATTTATGAATTAAGGTTGCGAGAATCGAACCGATCATTGAACCGATAGAGTAACTGGTTCAATAGTTCAGCCGAAATTCAATTCAATCGATTAACTAATAAAAATCAAAATGCACTTAAATGACAAAGAAATAATGTTTAACCACAAACAATTATTCCAATTtcataaaaatcataaaaacaaaaaatataatagaatgaaaaaaattaacaaataaagAATTATAATGTTCTACAATAGCAATATCATATTGTTGAATACTAGTCCTTGTGATGTTCTCCTTCTCATTCTCCTACAAATTTTCAAACCACATCAATTGAGAAAATCagtacaaaaacaaagaataacaacaaataaactaaatattcataatcataaatgATATAAACCGagagtttttattattattatctactTACATTGAGAATTTCACCAACATTAAAACCAGAAACTTTGACAAACCCAGTACAAAGGGACTTGATTGGAATTttcaatacaaaaaaaaattgaaactctTTCTAGCATACTTCAAAGTTCAAAGAAGTGtataaattttaacaaaaaatgtACAAGAAAGAAATGTAATTTGTGCTACTGAAAGATGAGAAATGATGAAAAACAATTTTACCATACCACCATCAACAAtccagaataaaaaaaatcagcaACCAAAACTAACAACTCAGAATCAGAAAAACCAACATAAACAACTCAAAATTAACATAAACAACTCAGAATCAGAAAAAATTATAGCAttaacaatgttcatcaacaacGCAGAATCAGAAAAATCAACGGCCAGCAACTCAAAAAtcagaataaataaaattaacaaaataaccaAAAATAAACTGAGCCAGTAGTGGTTATCGACGGCGAGGGAGGAAGGAAGGTGACGGAGCAACGAATACTCCACAGCCGAGTAGAGAGAGACGTCGCAATGAGAGAGACAGGGAGAGCTCTGAGCCTCGGATAGAGAGAGAACTCGAAGAGAGAGATGGGCACCAACAGATAGAGCAGAGACGACGACGGAGAAGCCCTTTGCGGCGGTGTCGCCAACAGTTCCGAGCAAGCACTCAACGTCGAGGAGAAGAGGATCGAGAAGCGAGCAGACCTTCCACGAGCGACGATGGCACCCAAGTCTGTCTCCGCTGGCGGCGACAACACCATCTATCGGAATTAGGGTTTGCCTAATTGAGAGGTTCCgaacttttgatttttttttttaaaccacTGAACCGGCAAAAGATCGGACTGTTTTAACGGTTCATTGATTAACCATCAGTTTGACCAGTTTTTAAGTCAATTTTTTGCAGGATGGTTTATCACATCAACCGAACCGGACAAAATGACCGGTTTCCGGTCGAACCGGATGGTCCGGTTCGATTTTCGGAACAATGGTATGACTATGATTTGTTTTAATATTGCTAAAATTGATCATACCCGTTTTTAAATTTTGCTACTGaaaatttttttcccttttctcccaattttttttgtttcaaatttaAGATTTAATCGAGTACCCAACCACCTGAACCAATCCAATTCGGGATTTAATCGGTTTGGGTTGATTCGGGTATATTCTCAAAAGATGCCTTACCCAATCCAAACCGATCCGATgacaatttaattggttcggttctaATTTGCCCTCAAACCCGATCCAATCTCACCCATAAACACCCCTAATTGGACTGACTTGACAAATGACAATTACAAAAACTATTAATAGCATATAACTATAATTAGCTTGTTTTAGATGGATTTTGATTGCCAAAATTTCAAATGGTCTGATGGAAATGAAGCAATGGTTTTTCCCCTAACTAACTAGGAACTACACATTGTACTTTGAATTTGGTGGTTGAACTTATGATGGTAGTTATTTACTTATTTGTACTTTAGTCTTTATTAGCGACTGAGTCCAGTGGTTGGTGTATTGTAACAGTATGATGTGTATGGAAACTTGTTCGGGCTCCTTGCAGCTCATCCCGTGACTCCATTGGTGTCCCTGCACCACCTTGATGTGGTTGAGCCCATCTTCCCCAATGTGAGTCGCGTAGAAGCCCTTCAACGGCTTACGGTACCAATGAAGCTTGACTCAGCAGGCCTCATGCAGCAATCCATCTGCTACGACAAATCAAAGAGCTGGACCATTTCCGTTTCATGGGGTTTCGCGGTTCAGATATTCCGCGGCGTGTTTTCGCCCCGCGAGATGGAAATGCCTTCAAGAACATTCTTGAATTGGTATAGAAGAGCAGATTACACGGCATATGCATTTAACACGCGTCCAGTTAGCAGACACCCATGCCAGAAGCCTTTTGTGTTTTACCTGTCAAAGGCAAGATTGAATTCCACAACACAACAGACACTGACTGAATATGAGAGGCATCGCATTCCTCATCCTGAATGCCGCTGGAAGATGGCTAATCCCGCTTTTCTCGACAGAGTGGAGGTATATAAGAAGCCAGATCCACATCTATGGGATAGAGTAAGTATATATATTATGCTAATGCTACCTCTACTACTTCTAAATATGTCATTAACATGAAATGCTTTCGATGGCAGGCTCCAAGGAGGAACTGTTGCAGAGTTGTCAAGTCTtctaagaagaagaaagggacaATGGTGATACATGTGGGTGTGTGTGGGGAAGGTGAGGTAAGCGAAGCATAGTTCTGCCGTGTGGCTCACGCACTCATATACTATACAGTATTTAAATTCTCTCATTGGGTGGCTAGATCTCACGTGAAATTTTAGTTTTTTCCACCCCTTCACTGATTGGGAAAAGCAGGAAACTTTGTACAAAGAGAAGAGTTTTGTTGTTTAAACAACAATGCGCACCAGCGAATGGGGGAGGGAGATGTTTAATTTGTAATTTATAATTTGATTATTGTTATTATCATTATTGTTTattgttattatcattattaaaCAACAATGCGCCAGTATACCATTTATATACTTAGTTTAAATTATGCTTTCTTGTCGAAACGGAAAGTCAGAAACAGCTGTTCCTTAGTACTCTCCTTAACTAATTCGATCATCAAGTGTAGCGTACAAGAAATTTTAATAATCCAACTTTTCTTCGTAGATCTTATCCCACCATCTGGGTTATAGTTTCACACATTATTAAAAATGTATTTCACGTGGTAAAGAGAGCTATGTTCCCCGAAATACCTCCAAAACTAGAATCAGCGCTCCCCTTGATCTGGTTCTGATACTAATATTAAGCAAAAGTCGAGATTTGAAGCTTTAATATTTGCTAGCTCGTAACAATGAACAGCGTCAAAAGTTTCGGCATATAATACCAAAGTTTATTGCCAAACAAGGATTAATAAATACTATGGCTTCTTCTTGCCTTACACTCTACGGCGTCTTGTCTCAAAACACACTGGTAATTCGTAATTCGATCACATGATGAACCAACAATAATATATAAGAGTACAGGGGttcaaaatttttagagatgaagattgaaactttaataatattttatacctaaaatattcttgttttaattaattaattccaattttaccttttgtataaattaaattagagttttatttttgtttcaatttttgtttctcattttgcaccaaacagaatattgagatttatttcaatctctgtctcttagtctctgtttctcagtctttccgtctctgtctctccaccaaatgcTACCTtaggacttaaatagaacgaaaatgttggagacaaaaacgatacatagaaataaattttaattttatcattcaataatatcaattttttgctgcatataatattcaattattttttaatcacatctaagtaaattacacttaatcacacttaaaaaataattgaatactatgtacagaaaaaattgatattattgaaagataaaactaaaatttatttctatgtatcgtttttgtctccaacgttttcatcatatttaagtctctaaagtttcaaaatcgtctcaattttgtctcgccgtcaattctgttaacggatccctcaCACGGCagaacaacattgagtcaattttaaaacgttaaagacttaaatagacgattgaaacgttagagacaactttgggacttaccacaaatattggggacaaaaacgatactttactttaTATAATACTATCGAATTGGAATCTTTAGATATTAATCCAAATAACGTTGatcctaacaaaagaaatatGAAGAGTGAACTAGTAAACAAGTTGCCCTCCGCAATAATTTATCAATACTCATGAGAATCTTGTAGAATTAAAAAATGTTCCCTATGGATACTACAAGACAGTACGTAGTTGCAACCCAacgttttcttctttcttcatttcTCTATCAAATATAGTAAATGTCCAAAATTTCTTCTCTCTAAATTCGACTGAATTGAGATATTCACCATCTTTTCCTGCAATAATGGGATTCTCTCTTCGCTGCCACTAAACAAAATATAATGATGGTTGTTTCCTACACCTAACCTGCggttatatataaattaataattggtTATACTCTTTCATTTATTTACTCAATAATCATTGTGTTTACTCTTTAATAATTCTTTCGCTTCTAAATTCTACTCCACACCAAACCAGTCCCTGCTTTCCCTCTCAAATAAAGGGCAGCTAATAAATAAACACCTTTTTTTCGTTTTAATTAAGATAGATTTTACTATTATGTTAGGTTCTCTCGCAAAGTCCCAATACTCCATGAACAGAAGTCAAAGAATTTcttgagttaatactcaaaatgaccTCTGAAATTTGactcacaattcaatttaacCCTCGAATTTTCAATTGACCCAAATTATACCCTGAAATTTTAACGCGTGCCTCAAGTTGGCCCTTCCGTCCATTTTCATCACCGAAAAGCTGATCTGGCACAATTAAACGACCTCGTTTTGCTATTTgttccaaaacgacgtcgttttactctccttcctcttcttcctcctcaagCAGCCATAGCTTTTCTCCAACCCATTTTCAGTCATCAAGTAATCATTATCACCTTCATCTACACAGGCATGAGCAATTGCTTCATTCACAACAAACACaacctcttctacttcttctattTCACTTaaaacttattattattattattattattattattattattattattattattattattattattgaaaaagaATGAGGGATAGGGTTTCAGTGTAACACTACAACCTCAACTCACCCTCTTTCTTCATCAAGAGTCCCCTCCACGTTCTAAAAGCCATTGATGCCAGAACCAGTGACCCTTCCCTCATTGACTACATCGCCGCCCTCACCTCGGACCCACTATCGTCGTGAGTGTTGCTCcacttttcttcactttttctgcattgcattcacatatagaaaataaaaaagcttTTTATGTGATTGAAATAGCTTATTCAAAGACTGATTATTTCGACATTGGTAGAAGGATGTTGCAGGAGCTTCTTGTTGGTTTGTTTGAATTTGGCACTATGGAAATTTGACCCCACTTACAGTGATGAAGGTATAGGGAATTAGGTTTTTGAAAAAATGACGTCGTTTTTCTTATGCCACTGTCAGGTGTCAAATAAATTTGCCACGTCATTTTTTCGGTGACGAAAATGGACGGAAGGGCCAACTTGAGGCACGCGTTAAAATTTCAGGGTATAATTTTGGTCAATTAAAAATTCGAGGGCTAAATTGAATCGGAGGTTAAATTTTAGGggtcattttgagtattaactcgaaTTTCTTTCTGGGTATTTAAACGGGCCAAGGCCCAAGTTAAAGAAGACTTTGTTGGCTCATTTTAAACGAGATTTGGGCAATCAGGAAGCAGGCCCACCTTATAATATGGTCCTCCACGCATACCCAGGCCTATATTATCTGGGTTTACGGCGTCGTAGGCGTTCAGTTCAGACCAAAAACAAAGATACCTCTGTATCGTTCCGAAAAGGATCATTCATGAtcccaaaattattaaaaaatgaaaataacgATAATAGTGCGGGTCCGGTCTGTTCTATGGCCACTGGCCCAGCCCAAAAAAACGAAATATCTAAAAATATTGGATAAAAGAATAAAATTGGAAAGATTTCATATTTTTAATGTGTTATTAATACATTAAAAATCTATTGAAcattctatttttattaaaagAAAGTATAGAAAACTAACTTTTAGTTAATTAACATTAGTCAACTTTAGTGtttagatttataatttaaaatttagaattaaaagttaaattcaaataaaataatttttaaaaatttagttaatgTTAATTGAAAAAAGTTGGTTATCTAATAATATTGCTCTTTTATTAAAAGTTCTTATATATAGTGTATGAAT contains the following coding sequences:
- the LOC107630765 gene encoding uncharacterized protein LOC107630765, coding for MVLSPPAETDLGAIVARGRSARFSILFSSTLSACSELLATPPQRASPSSSLLYLLVPISLFEFSLYPRLRALPVSLIATSLSTRLWSIRCSVTFLPPSPSENEKENITRTSIQQYDIAIVEHYNSLFVNFFHSIIFFVFMIFMKLE
- the LOC107630764 gene encoding uncharacterized protein LOC107630764 (The sequence of the model RefSeq protein was modified relative to this genomic sequence to represent the inferred CDS: added 95 bases not found in genome assembly), whose product is MKDPEKIIWEHARSPKSGTPLGGAAASQHRTLPKLLVLLILFVSVTYVVYTLKLLTTSRDCHEPPFSTHTHILSGIGLTAIPTINATASTLRLLNRTSAVTRRESRETATDQTQLRHVVFGIAASSKLWEKRKNYIKLWYKASEMRGVVWLDNKVSSGGMGEGLPPVRISGDTSKFSYTNKQGHRSAIRISRIVSETLAMGMENVRWFVMGDDDTVFVTENLIRVLRKYDHNQFYYIGSLSESHLQNIYFSYGMAYGGGGFAISYPLAKALQTMQDRCIQRYPGLYGSDDRMQACMAELGVPLTKEAGFHQYDVYGNLFGLLAAHPVTPLVSLHHLDVVEPIFPNVSRVEALQRLTVPMKLDSAGLMQQSICYDKSKSWTISVSWGFAVQIFRGVFSPREMEMPSRTFLNWYRRADYTAYAFNTRPVSRHPCQKPFVFYLSKARLNSTTQQTLTEYERHRIPHPECRWKMANPAFLDRVEVYKKPDPHLWDRAPRRNCCRVVKSSKKKKGTMVIHVGVCGEGEVSEA